The sequence ATCGATACTTGGCCTTCTTTTGACAGGACATAGATTTCGTCAAACATGTCTACATAGCGTGCTGCTTTTTTTTGTGTTGTTTCGCTTACGAACTGGACAGGGAACCAGCGAAGTTCCCTGTTCCAGTCTAGTTTCATAACGACTTTTTTCACGGCTCGGCACAACGGGCATTGGGCGTCATAAAAGACAATATCGGTTTTCATGTCCACTCACCTCAACAACCGTATTGCCGAAAACCGTCCAAGTTAAACACATTACACGGGTTGCGCGCTTTTTAAGAAAATACGGCGCCCTTCTGTGGCCGATTGCAGCGCAGCTTCATTGATTTGCGTTAAGCGGAGCATATCCTCTCGTGTAATATGCGGCTTTTTGCCATCTTTGATTTCCGCAACCCATTGGGCGATTGCGCTTGGTCCAGGCTCTGGTAGTGTCGGCGTTTGCCAAGATCCGTCGCCAAGTTGGCTGGAACGGATGCGGACTGAGCGGTCTTCAACGAGCAAACTGCCTTCTGTACCATGCAACTCAAGCAAAAATGGGCTGGAACTTCCAATAAAGCCGGCTTCGATAATACCGCTTGCGCCAGAATCATAGCGGACGATGACTGAGGCATGGTCATCGACTTCACGCCCGGTGAACGCAACCATTTCGCACATGACAGACGCTGCTTCGCCAGCAAGGCGGTTTGTTAAATAAATTGGATGGGCGCCTAAGTCAATTAAGGCGCCGCCTCCGCATTGGTTTTTGGCATAGAAGTGAGGAGGCAGCCACCCGTCTGGATGCGTGTCTGTTGGCAAGGCGCCGCCATGTTCAAGCCGGCAACGGATGGACGTCAGTTGGCCAAGCCAGCCGTTGTCAAGTGCTTGTTGCGCATAGATGTAAGACGGGTCATTTAAACGAGGCAACGACAGCATTAACGAGACATTGTTTTTATCTACAGCTTCAAAGATAGCGATACAGTCTTCCTTTGTAAGCGCTAACACTTTTTCAGAAAAAATATGCTTTTTTGCAGCGGCACAAGCAAGAATTACATCTTTGTGCATCGAAGTAGGCGTGTCGACAATCACCCCGTCGATTTGATCTTGGGCAAGCAATTCGTTTAAGTCTTCGAAAAAATCAACCTCTAACTCCTTCGCCCACTGTCTTCCCCGTTCTCGATCTTCATCCCAGACAGCAACGACAGACAAATCAGGGTTCTCCAGTGCTTGGCTGGCATAATCATTGGCATGAACATGCCAGCGGCTTAACAATGCAACTTGAATCATTGTACTCCTCCTCAGCAGTTATTAAAGTCCATACTAGAGAGTGAGTGAATTGCTGTCAAGACAAAAAAGTTTCATTTTTATCAAACACGCTTTGTTGAAGACGCTTTTTAAAGCGTAAAGGTGAGAGATGTTTAGCTTGTTTAAAATGCTGGATAAAATAGCTTGTGCTCGAATAGCCGACGCTCACCGCTACCTCTGTAATGCTTAAATCGGTCGTCGTTAATAGTTTCTCCGCTTCTGTGATTCGAATGTAGTTCAGCAGTTCAGTGAACGAACGCCCGGTAATGCTTTTGATTTTTCGAGAAAAATAGCTATAGCTTAAATTGCATGTAGCTGCCGCTTGTTTTGCCGTCAGCGCTGTAGCGTAGTGGCTTTCTAATAATTGGAACACTTGCCGCATAAGATGGAAATCGCTGTCATTGATCGATTCCGTCCCAACAGAAATGCCTGATTGGCGCCAATGGCGTAAAACCGCTAAAAAAATCGTGCAAATATGAATCCGGATCGCAAAGTCATAGCCGTAATCCTTGTGTGAAAATTCGTCATTGATTTTTGTAATCGTTGCTGGAATGACGGTGCTTGCCATTTCCCTGCTTTTTAGCAGTGTTTGCGGGCTTGACTTTGACATCGTAAAAGGAAAGACGTACTTAGACTCAAAAATCGAGCGTGATGTAGAATACAAGACCTCAGGATCAAGTTTAATCACAAGGTATTCGACATTTTCACCGCTCTCTGCCCATATTGCATGGACTTCGTTGGAGTTGATAATCACTAAGTCGCCTTTCTCCATAAGGAACGGTTGCCCGCTCACAAAAACGCGGGCGCGCCCAGAAAACGAATAGAGCAGTTCAATGGCGTCATGAAAATGGGGGCTGGCAATTCGTCGGTTTGGTTCGCTTGTTTGCATATGGCAGTGGATCGGCTCCCGAATGTCATTTCCACTTGGCAATTGTTCTTTGTAAGCATCTAATTGCGTGAACATCCTATCTCTCCTTATGACAAACATTTAATATAATTGAATAGTTCTAGTATATAATCAATTGAGCCGAACATGGTACGATTTTTTCGAAAGAATTCAGAAAACGGTAAAGGTGGTGTGCGAACATGGCTCGAATTGGCTTGCAATTGTATTCCGTTAAAGAACGGTGTGCCGCTGATTTTTTTGGCACATTAGACGAGGTCGCGAGGTCAGGGTATGAAGGCGTTGAATTTGCCGGATATTTTGGCAAAAGCAGCAAGGAGTTAAAAAAGAGGTTAGCAGATAACCAACTCGTTGCGGCGGGGAGCCATATATCGATCGAACAACTGACAGATCAGTTGGATGAAGTGATTGCTTATGCAAACGAAATTGAAAGCCCTTACATTATTTGCCCTGGCTTGCCTGAGCCTTATCGGGACAGCGCCGATGCTTATAAACGTACAGGAGAGCTGTTGACGAAAATCGGTAAAAAGGCAGCAGCGGCCAATATTGCGTTCGGCTATCACAACCATGACATCGAACTTACCCAATTTGAAGGCGAATACGGACTTGATCTGTTATTTGCCGCTGCGGACCCACGTTATCTGTTTATGGAGCTTGATACGTTCTGGCTGGAAGCAACGGGGCAGAAGTCCATTGACTGGATTCACCGTTATAAAGACCGGATTAAAATTTTGCATATGAAAGATATGAACAACCTACAGGAATTGCGCAATGTTGAAGTTGGCAGCGGCATAATGGATTTTCACGGGATTCATGCAGCCGCAAAGCAGCACGGTGTCGACTGGTACACGGTTGAACAAGAGCAGTTTGACAAAGATGAGTTTGAATCAATTAAAGAAAGCGCCCAATTTTTGCATTCATTACGATAAAAGGAGCGATTGAAATGGAAGAGCGGACAGTAAGAATTGGCATTATTGGTTGCGGAGGCATTGCCAATGGCAAACAAATGCCGAGTTTGGCTAAAGTGAAAGGCGTCGAAATGGTGGCGTTTTGTGACATTATTAAAGAAAGGGCAGAGAAAGCGGCGGAAACGTACGGCAGCGAAGGCGCGAATGTGTATACCGATTACACCGAGCTATTGAAGGATTCGTCGATTGAAGTCATCCATGTGTGTACGCCTAATAAGTCCCATGCGCCGATCAGCATTGCAGCGATGGAAGCAGGCAAGCATGTGCTGTGCGAAAAGCCAATGGCGAAAACGGCCGCTGAAGCACGGCAAATGGTGGAGACAGCAAAGCGCACAGGCAAAAAGCTAACAATCGGCTATGACAACCGTTACCGCAATGACTCCCTTTATTTGAAGGAGCTTGTGGAACAAGGCGAACTAGGCGACATTTACTTTGCGAAAGCACATGCCGTGCGGCGTCGTGCGGTACCGACGTGGGGCGTCTTTTTAAACGAGGAAGAACAAGGGGGCGGCCCGTTAATTGACATCGGTACCCATGCCCTAGATTTAACGTTATGGACGATGAATAACTACAACGTTAAAAGCGTTGTCGGCAATGTTTACTACAAGCTGTCGAATACAGAAAATGCGGCCAATGCTTTTGGCCCGTGGGATCCAAAAGAGTTTACTGTCGAAGATTCGGCATTTGCGTTTATTACGATGGAAAATGGCGCAACGATTACATTGGAGGCAAGCTGGGCCCTTAATACGCTTGATGTGGATGAAGCAAAAACGACATTGTGTGGCACGAAAGCAGGCGCAGATATGCGTGACGGTTTGCGGATCAACGGCGAAAAATTAAGCCGCCTATACGTAACGAAGCCAGATTTAAACGCTGGCGGAGTCGCCTATTATGAAGGCGGCGCAGAAAGCCAAGCAGACAAGGAAGCGCGCCTTTGGATTGAGGCGATTCGCAACGGCACGGAGCCACTCGTAAAAGCGGAACAAGCGCTTGTTGTCAGTGAAATTTTGGAAGCGATTTATCAATCAGCGAAAACAGGCAAAACCATTTATTTTGATGAGGCCAATGTACCTGCGACGACCAATTAATGGAGGTGCCAATCATGTCTATTCGTTTTCGTTCCTTGAAATGGGTCGGTCTTTTGGCGGCAGTCACGACTGTTCAAACGGCATGCAGCAGCGCAGACACGGGTACAGAGGAGCTTGAGGAAGAAGTGATTACCGTCGAAGGACGGACGACGGTCACTTATTGGCATAACTATACTGGAAAAGGACTGGAAGCCATCGAACAGGTGGCTTCTGACTTTAATGAAAGTCAGGACGACATTTTTGTGCAACCGATTTATAGCGCCTCTTCTGAAGGAGACGACCAGCGGCTTTTGACAGCAATTGCTGGCGGCAATCCTCCAGATCTTGCCCATTTCGACCGTTTCAAAGTCGCCCAATATGCGGCAGAGAATTCCCTTGAACCGCTGACGCCTTTTATTGAAGCCGATCACTACGATATGGGAATTTATTATGACTATGCGGTTGAAGAATCGACTTACGAGGGCGACATTTATGCCATGCCGCTGACAACCGATTCAAGGCTGCTTTTTTACAATAAAGACCGCTTTGTCGAAGCGGGGCTAGACCCTGATCATCCGCCATCAACGATTCAGGAATTAGAAGAGGCGATTGAAAAGCTCTCAACGATTGAAGATGGGCGCGTGCAGGAGCTTGGTATGGTGCCATGGACGGCGCAAGGTTGGTTTTACACGTGGGCATGGGCATTCGGCGGCGATTTTTATGATCCAGAGACAGGCGAGTTGACGATCAATCATCCGAAAAATGTCGAAGCGCTGGAATGGCTCGTTTCGATTGCCGACAAATATGACGCAGCGACGGTCACAAGTTTTGACACGGCCCAAGGAAGCAATGAGATGGACCCCTTTATTCAAGAAATTTATAGCATGAAAGTCGATGGCCCGTTCTCGATCTCTACGATTAATCAATACAATCCTGATTTAAATTACGGGGTGACTCCTGTCCCTACGCCAACAGGCGACAATTTTGCGACCTGGTCAGGAGGGATGTCGCTGATCATTCCGAAAGGAGCCAAACACGCTGAAGAGGCGTGGGAATTTATGAAATATTTTGGCAGCGAACAAGGACAGCGTACGTTCAACGAAATGGATCACCAAATGTCGGTTATTGATACGGTCAATG is a genomic window of Shouchella clausii containing:
- a CDS encoding thiol-disulfide oxidoreductase DCC family protein, whose amino-acid sequence is MKTDIVFYDAQCPLCRAVKKVVMKLDWNRELRWFPVQFVSETTQKKAARYVDMFDEIYVLSKEGQVSIGFQAIRKILSRLPALAWLTPLLSFSLVEIVGTAAYRFISSHRHQWFGRLSLDKALSR
- a CDS encoding Gfo/Idh/MocA family protein — translated: MIQVALLSRWHVHANDYASQALENPDLSVVAVWDEDRERGRQWAKELEVDFFEDLNELLAQDQIDGVIVDTPTSMHKDVILACAAAKKHIFSEKVLALTKEDCIAIFEAVDKNNVSLMLSLPRLNDPSYIYAQQALDNGWLGQLTSIRCRLEHGGALPTDTHPDGWLPPHFYAKNQCGGGALIDLGAHPIYLTNRLAGEAASVMCEMVAFTGREVDDHASVIVRYDSGASGIIEAGFIGSSSPFLLELHGTEGSLLVEDRSVRIRSSQLGDGSWQTPTLPEPGPSAIAQWVAEIKDGKKPHITREDMLRLTQINEAALQSATEGRRIFLKSAQPV
- a CDS encoding AraC family transcriptional regulator; amino-acid sequence: MFTQLDAYKEQLPSGNDIREPIHCHMQTSEPNRRIASPHFHDAIELLYSFSGRARVFVSGQPFLMEKGDLVIINSNEVHAIWAESGENVEYLVIKLDPEVLYSTSRSIFESKYVFPFTMSKSSPQTLLKSREMASTVIPATITKINDEFSHKDYGYDFAIRIHICTIFLAVLRHWRQSGISVGTESINDSDFHLMRQVFQLLESHYATALTAKQAAATCNLSYSYFSRKIKSITGRSFTELLNYIRITEAEKLLTTTDLSITEVAVSVGYSSTSYFIQHFKQAKHLSPLRFKKRLQQSVFDKNETFLS
- a CDS encoding sugar phosphate isomerase/epimerase family protein encodes the protein MARIGLQLYSVKERCAADFFGTLDEVARSGYEGVEFAGYFGKSSKELKKRLADNQLVAAGSHISIEQLTDQLDEVIAYANEIESPYIICPGLPEPYRDSADAYKRTGELLTKIGKKAAAANIAFGYHNHDIELTQFEGEYGLDLLFAAADPRYLFMELDTFWLEATGQKSIDWIHRYKDRIKILHMKDMNNLQELRNVEVGSGIMDFHGIHAAAKQHGVDWYTVEQEQFDKDEFESIKESAQFLHSLR
- a CDS encoding Gfo/Idh/MocA family protein encodes the protein MEERTVRIGIIGCGGIANGKQMPSLAKVKGVEMVAFCDIIKERAEKAAETYGSEGANVYTDYTELLKDSSIEVIHVCTPNKSHAPISIAAMEAGKHVLCEKPMAKTAAEARQMVETAKRTGKKLTIGYDNRYRNDSLYLKELVEQGELGDIYFAKAHAVRRRAVPTWGVFLNEEEQGGGPLIDIGTHALDLTLWTMNNYNVKSVVGNVYYKLSNTENAANAFGPWDPKEFTVEDSAFAFITMENGATITLEASWALNTLDVDEAKTTLCGTKAGADMRDGLRINGEKLSRLYVTKPDLNAGGVAYYEGGAESQADKEARLWIEAIRNGTEPLVKAEQALVVSEILEAIYQSAKTGKTIYFDEANVPATTN
- a CDS encoding ABC transporter substrate-binding protein, translating into MSIRFRSLKWVGLLAAVTTVQTACSSADTGTEELEEEVITVEGRTTVTYWHNYTGKGLEAIEQVASDFNESQDDIFVQPIYSASSEGDDQRLLTAIAGGNPPDLAHFDRFKVAQYAAENSLEPLTPFIEADHYDMGIYYDYAVEESTYEGDIYAMPLTTDSRLLFYNKDRFVEAGLDPDHPPSTIQELEEAIEKLSTIEDGRVQELGMVPWTAQGWFYTWAWAFGGDFYDPETGELTINHPKNVEALEWLVSIADKYDAATVTSFDTAQGSNEMDPFIQEIYSMKVDGPFSISTINQYNPDLNYGVTPVPTPTGDNFATWSGGMSLIIPKGAKHAEEAWEFMKYFGSEQGQRTFNEMDHQMSVIDTVNEELYGDDPIMKEFIDILPDSNSRPPIASGQLLWNELDRAVEYAIHGRDEPQALLDKVAKKVAEEEN